The DNA segment TGGCGAAGAGCTTCTGCGACGAGAAGTCGCCCATCGAGCGCATGCGCCAGCTTCGCGATACCCAAGACGAAACCGGCTTCACGCGGGAACTCTGGAAGGAAATGGGAGAGCTCGGCTGGATCGGCATCCTGTTTCCCGAAGCGCTCGGCGGGGCCGACATGGGTCATGGCGAGCTTGGTGTCGTACTCGGAGAATGCGGGCGCGTGTTGGCACCAGAGCCCTTCATGTCGACCGTGCTACTTGGTGGCAATGCAATCTTGTTAGGCGGAAGCGAGCCGTTGCAGAAGGAATTGCTTCCCGACGTGTGCGACGGGAATCGGATTCTCTGTCTGGCCTTTCAGGAGCACGGTCGTTTCGCACCTTATGCAATCGAGACCAGTGCTACACGCGACGGTGACAGTTTCCGGGTTCGGGGAGAGAAGCAGTTCGTGCTCGATGGCCACATGGCCGACCAGATCGTCGTCGTCGCCCGAACGGCGGGAGGCGCAGGCGAGCGGGATGGCTTGACCCTTCTGGTCCTGGATGCCGAAACGAGCGGCGTTTCGATCCAGCGCACCGAGATGATCGACGGCCGCAACGCAGCACGCATCACGTTTGATGATGTGGTCGTCGATGCTGCCCGAATCCTCGGTGAGACCGACGGTGGGGCCGACATCCTGGATCCGGTCTTTGACCGCGCGACGATTGGGCTTTGTGCCGAAATGCTCGGCAGCTTCGAAGAAGCCTTCGAGCGCACCCTCGAATATCTGAAGACCCGCGAGCAGTTCGGGGTCAAGATCGGAACATTCCAGGGGCTGCGTCACCGCGCCGCACAGATGTTCGGAGAACTCGAATTCGCACGCTCCGTCGTGCGCGATGCGCAAAGCTCGATCGATGACGGCCGGGATGACGTCGCAGAATGTGCGAGTGGCGCAAAGGCGCGTTGTTCGGACGTTGCGAATCTGATCGGTGGCGAGGCGGTCCAGATGCACGGTGGCATCGGGATGACGGACGAAGAGGAGATCGGACTCTTCTTCAAGCGCCTCAAAGCGGCCGAATTCACCCTCGGTGATGGCATCTACCACCGCAACCGATACGCCAGCCTGCGCGGCTACTAGCCCCAATCCGTCATTGGATCCGGGCCCCTGAGGGTATCGGTCCGGGTCAGGCGGCGAGTTGTTCGATGGCCCGATTGAATCGTTGGCGGGTGGAGGCCTCGGCAGCGATCCGCAGCTCGGCGCGCCCCTGAGGCCG comes from the bacterium genome and includes:
- a CDS encoding acyl-CoA dehydrogenase — protein: MGLILSEDQLILRDMAKSFCDEKSPIERMRQLRDTQDETGFTRELWKEMGELGWIGILFPEALGGADMGHGELGVVLGECGRVLAPEPFMSTVLLGGNAILLGGSEPLQKELLPDVCDGNRILCLAFQEHGRFAPYAIETSATRDGDSFRVRGEKQFVLDGHMADQIVVVARTAGGAGERDGLTLLVLDAETSGVSIQRTEMIDGRNAARITFDDVVVDAARILGETDGGADILDPVFDRATIGLCAEMLGSFEEAFERTLEYLKTREQFGVKIGTFQGLRHRAAQMFGELEFARSVVRDAQSSIDDGRDDVAECASGAKARCSDVANLIGGEAVQMHGGIGMTDEEEIGLFFKRLKAAEFTLGDGIYHRNRYASLRGY